The Mus musculus strain C57BL/6J chromosome 2, GRCm38.p6 C57BL/6J genome has a window encoding:
- the BC029722 gene encoding uncharacterized protein LOC613262, protein MGALLSGGQDGPEPAQPQPPAPQGPQQPQPEPGPWGPLDDVRFLIACTSWY, encoded by the coding sequence ATGGGCGCTCTCCTGAGTGGTGGCCAGGATGGCCCGGAGCCCGCGCAGCCCCAGCCTCCAGCGCCGCAGGGTCCGCAGCAGCCTCAGCCGGAACCTGGCCCGTGGGGGCCACTGGACGACGTGCGCTTTCTAATCGCCTGCACGTCCTGGTACTGA